In one window of Deltaproteobacteria bacterium DNA:
- a CDS encoding aspartate aminotransferase family protein, giving the protein MSEVFDAIVSREKQVFMPMVRRWPVALERGFGSRVWDVEGREFIDLTAGWGVTAIGHCHPELADAISDQARTLMQTTNIVYTKPQLDLAERLARLAPRGIHQSFFTSSGAEANEGALKLAARKTGRSRFLATLNSFHGRTLGAMGCLGQEKYRGPWKGIVREASFVPFGDVEAVAAALGPEIAAFIVEPIQGEGGVVVPPPDYLRRVADACHAAGALLIADEVQTCVGRTGRWLACDHAGVTPDIVTLGKGLGGGFPLAAFMATEDVMASIQPGDHGGTYAGNPLACRAGATVLRVIEEQRLVERAALLGKDVLARLGDFARSQPEKVECARGLGLLIGLVLRDPAFALRVHAEIRELGVLVNLTADRVLRLFPALNIPEADLSQALDVLEGAIRGTA; this is encoded by the coding sequence ATGTCCGAGGTCTTCGACGCGATCGTCTCCCGAGAGAAGCAGGTGTTCATGCCCATGGTGCGGCGCTGGCCGGTCGCGCTCGAGCGCGGCTTCGGCTCGCGCGTCTGGGACGTCGAAGGCCGGGAGTTCATCGATCTGACGGCGGGCTGGGGCGTGACCGCGATCGGTCACTGTCACCCGGAGCTGGCCGACGCGATCAGCGATCAGGCGCGCACGCTGATGCAGACGACGAACATCGTCTACACCAAGCCGCAGCTCGATCTGGCCGAGCGGCTCGCGCGCCTCGCGCCGCGCGGAATCCACCAGTCGTTCTTCACGTCGAGCGGCGCAGAAGCGAACGAGGGCGCGCTGAAGCTCGCCGCGCGCAAGACCGGCCGGAGCCGCTTCCTGGCCACGCTGAACAGCTTCCACGGTCGCACCCTCGGCGCGATGGGCTGTCTCGGACAGGAGAAGTACCGCGGCCCTTGGAAGGGGATCGTTCGAGAGGCCTCGTTCGTGCCCTTCGGTGACGTGGAAGCGGTTGCGGCGGCGCTCGGCCCCGAGATCGCGGCCTTCATCGTCGAGCCGATCCAGGGCGAGGGGGGCGTGGTCGTGCCGCCGCCCGACTACCTGCGGCGCGTGGCCGACGCATGCCACGCGGCCGGCGCGCTGCTGATCGCCGACGAGGTGCAGACCTGCGTCGGCCGCACGGGTCGCTGGCTGGCCTGTGACCACGCGGGAGTGACTCCCGACATCGTCACGCTCGGCAAAGGGCTCGGCGGCGGCTTCCCGCTCGCAGCGTTCATGGCCACCGAGGACGTGATGGCCTCGATCCAGCCCGGCGATCACGGCGGAACCTACGCCGGAAACCCGCTCGCCTGCCGCGCCGGCGCGACCGTGCTGCGCGTGATCGAGGAGCAGCGGCTGGTCGAGCGCGCGGCACTGCTCGGCAAGGACGTGCTCGCGCGGCTCGGAGATTTCGCGAGATCACAGCCCGAGAAGGTGGAGTGCGCGCGCGGCCTCGGACTTCTGATCGGATTGGTGTTGCGCGACCCGGCCTTCGCGCTGCGCGTGCACGCCGAGATCCGCGAGCTCGGCGTTCTCGTCAATCTGACCGCCGACCGGGTGCTGCGGCTGTTCCCCGCGCTGAACATTCCGGAGGCCGATCTCTCGCAGGCGCTCGACGTTCTGGAAGGCGCGATCCGCGGCACCGCCTGA
- a CDS encoding VWA domain-containing protein, with protein sequence MRARIAILCLLAGLSCTSGPVSNNDRWGIDCAAEPVELPDLGEPWLVLEAPVSDASLETLLPWVELRGRVGVGPRGPQDVVLAIDTSGSVFGPSGADLDGDGVIGRPACDYFGYARLRCRGYKRWTTDFDDIVLKVEIAAALQLVGLLNPETTRIGMVKFGGTAWVEQPVGEVDGVKRALERFRYVMRGGTDIAAALQKSLELLELAPPIAGQETQRTILLLSDGVIALPYAAHEREIDEAIAAAVHRARAAGTRIFAFGVGETEGTGPTLLWNLARYTRGRHVSVPAAREIAVELPLVSLSGVSDVELANETTGGHGRATRIFPDGSFDGLLPLAEGDNTLRVVATLEDGRRLETRTRIRWSPPPEPSAADRATSAALLEALRTRTRATDEAARVHAERRRRRLQLLELEPEDPNAPVE encoded by the coding sequence ATGCGCGCTCGGATCGCGATCCTGTGTCTGCTCGCCGGGCTCTCGTGCACTTCGGGCCCGGTGAGCAACAACGATCGCTGGGGCATCGATTGCGCGGCCGAGCCCGTAGAGCTGCCGGATCTGGGCGAGCCCTGGCTCGTGCTCGAGGCCCCGGTCTCGGACGCATCGCTCGAGACGCTGCTGCCGTGGGTCGAGCTTCGCGGGCGCGTCGGTGTGGGGCCGCGCGGCCCGCAGGACGTAGTGCTCGCGATCGACACTTCGGGGAGCGTGTTCGGGCCCTCGGGCGCCGACTTGGACGGCGACGGCGTGATCGGCCGGCCGGCCTGCGACTACTTCGGCTACGCGCGGCTGCGCTGTCGCGGCTACAAGCGCTGGACGACGGACTTCGACGACATCGTGCTGAAGGTCGAGATCGCCGCTGCGCTCCAGCTCGTCGGCCTCTTGAACCCGGAGACGACACGCATCGGCATGGTCAAGTTCGGCGGGACCGCGTGGGTCGAGCAGCCGGTCGGCGAGGTCGACGGCGTGAAGCGCGCGCTCGAGCGCTTCCGCTACGTGATGCGCGGAGGCACCGACATTGCGGCGGCGCTGCAGAAGAGCCTCGAGCTGCTCGAGCTCGCGCCGCCGATCGCCGGGCAGGAGACGCAGCGCACGATCCTGCTGCTCTCCGACGGCGTGATCGCTCTGCCGTACGCCGCGCACGAGCGCGAGATCGACGAGGCAATCGCCGCGGCCGTGCACCGCGCGCGCGCAGCGGGCACGCGGATCTTTGCGTTCGGCGTGGGCGAGACGGAGGGAACCGGCCCGACGCTGCTCTGGAACCTGGCTCGCTACACGCGCGGCCGACACGTCTCCGTGCCCGCGGCGCGCGAGATCGCGGTGGAGCTACCGCTCGTGAGCCTTTCGGGCGTCTCCGACGTCGAGCTCGCCAACGAGACGACCGGCGGCCACGGCCGCGCCACGCGCATCTTCCCCGACGGGAGCTTCGACGGGCTGCTGCCGCTGGCCGAGGGCGACAACACGCTCCGCGTCGTCGCCACGCTCGAGGACGGCCGTCGCCTCGAGACGCGCACCCGGATCCGCTGGTCGCCCCCGCCCGAGCCGAGCGCGGCGGATCGGGCCACGAGCGCCGCCCTGCTCGAGGCACTGCGCACGCGCACACGCGCGACGGACGAGGCCGCGCGCGTGCACGCGGAGCGCCGCCGCCGTCGCCTTCAGCTCCTGGAGCTCGAGCCCGAGGACCCGAACGCGCCGGTCGAGTGA
- the rfbB gene encoding dTDP-glucose 4,6-dehydratase: MRRVLVTGGAGFIGSHFIRILLAEEPDAQVVNLDVLTYAGNLANLADVASSPRYRFVRGDIRDMKVAQELVSDADWIVNFAAESHVDRSTKARAGEFIDTNVYGAYVMLEATRQVNRGARFLQVGTDEVYGDVPFPEFPTERAMLAPSSPYSAAKAGADHIALAFHRTHEMDVIVSRCTNNYGPNQYPEKVIPVFVTNALDGEPLPLYDGGTQVRDWLRVEDHCRALLLLLRRGVAGEIYNIGANQTPEVSNRELTKLILDCTGRPESLIRPVTGLRPGHDHRYAVDTAKVRALGWRPAEDLAAGIARTVAWYRENRAWWEPIKSGEYRDYYQKHYGEAARR, translated from the coding sequence ATGAGGCGGGTCCTGGTCACCGGCGGCGCGGGCTTCATCGGCTCGCACTTCATCCGCATCCTGCTCGCGGAAGAGCCGGACGCGCAGGTCGTGAACCTGGACGTGCTCACCTACGCGGGCAACCTCGCGAACCTGGCCGACGTCGCCAGCTCCCCGCGCTACCGCTTCGTGCGCGGCGACATCCGCGACATGAAGGTCGCGCAGGAGCTGGTGTCCGACGCGGACTGGATCGTGAACTTCGCGGCCGAGTCGCACGTCGATCGCTCGACCAAGGCGCGCGCGGGCGAGTTCATCGACACCAACGTCTACGGCGCGTACGTCATGCTCGAAGCCACGCGCCAGGTGAACCGCGGCGCGCGCTTCCTGCAGGTCGGCACCGACGAGGTCTACGGCGACGTGCCGTTTCCGGAGTTCCCGACCGAGCGTGCGATGCTTGCGCCCTCCAGCCCCTACTCGGCCGCGAAGGCCGGCGCGGACCACATCGCCCTGGCCTTCCACCGCACGCACGAGATGGACGTGATCGTCTCGCGCTGCACGAACAACTACGGGCCGAACCAGTACCCGGAGAAGGTGATCCCGGTCTTCGTCACCAACGCCCTCGACGGCGAGCCGCTGCCGCTCTACGACGGCGGTACCCAGGTGCGCGACTGGCTGCGCGTCGAGGACCACTGCCGCGCGCTGCTCCTGCTGCTGCGCCGTGGCGTGGCCGGCGAGATCTACAACATCGGCGCGAACCAGACGCCCGAGGTCAGCAACCGCGAACTCACCAAGCTGATCCTCGACTGCACCGGCCGGCCCGAGTCGCTGATCCGCCCGGTCACCGGGCTGCGCCCCGGCCACGATCACCGCTACGCCGTCGACACCGCCAAGGTTCGCGCGCTCGGCTGGCGACCGGCCGAGGACCTGGCGGCGGGAATCGCCCGGACCGTCGCCTGGTACCGCGAGAACCGCGCCTGGTGGGAGCCGATCAAGTCGGGCGAGTACCGCGACTACTACCAGAAGCACTACGGCGAGGCTGCCCGCCGTTGA
- a CDS encoding M48 family metallopeptidase codes for MIPAERRLRHRPVARLEDVQRQVGAREQDHARKREDRKAGREGGRVVGLGHPRKLYFRRPPRSQRLTESEREARERAIERLRRHAALLAEAFELPLRSIEPESERVRSRYGICYSDGRIQIRLHQLRSDGVLKYSVMVDTLCHELAHLRHFDHGRRFWAFYRRIRAYASRQGIYRPGAETGAAAPEPFRAPGLPAAPRAEPRRGLIQLELFPGG; via the coding sequence CTGATCCCCGCCGAGCGCCGCCTCCGTCATCGCCCGGTAGCGCGGCTCGAAGATGTGCAGCGGCAGGTAGGTGCCCGGGAACAGGACCACGCCCGGAAGCGGGAAGATCGGAAAGCGGGTCGGGAAGGCGGTCGCGTCGTCGGGCTCGGTCATCCGCGAAAGTTATACTTCCGCAGGCCCCCCCGGAGCCAGAGATTGACCGAGTCCGAGCGCGAGGCGCGCGAGCGCGCGATCGAGCGGCTGCGCCGCCACGCTGCGCTGCTCGCGGAAGCCTTCGAGCTGCCGCTGCGCTCGATCGAGCCCGAGAGCGAGCGCGTTCGCAGCCGCTACGGGATCTGCTACTCGGACGGCCGGATCCAGATCCGGCTCCATCAGCTCCGCTCGGACGGCGTGCTGAAGTACTCGGTCATGGTCGACACGCTCTGCCACGAGCTCGCGCACCTGCGGCACTTCGATCACGGGCGAAGGTTTTGGGCGTTCTACCGGCGGATCCGCGCCTACGCCAGCAGGCAGGGCATCTACCGGCCCGGGGCCGAAACAGGGGCCGCGGCGCCGGAGCCGTTCCGCGCGCCCGGGCTTCCCGCCGCGCCGCGCGCCGAGCCGCGCCGCGGGCTGATCCAGCTCGAGCTCTTCCCGGGGGGTTAG
- the dnaA gene encoding chromosomal replication initiator protein DnaA encodes MGESLAEFTWGSAGNPAELRGNRAEMDNRGGWEAVRADLRRRVGEAVFEAWFRALDGRLEGETLVLRCPDRFSRDWLRSRYGKLIEECAGGVRAVDYRVEPVRTAAAPATARPIAQPASEPESDERGEISGAQERLFESFIEGPSNALALEAARLVARGQAGRCSPLFLYAKTGMGKSHLCRAIHGRLGHAVTYRSSEEFTTEVTDAMRAGQMPRIRQRYRRSTNVLILEDVQFLAGKRATQVELFHTLDHLMSHGKTIVLSADRPPAELAELDPKLSSRMASGLVACIAPPEQETRLAILRERAARGGVRVPDACLELLARRELASVRDLVGGLNQVVARASLLKTAITPELVGQALAAVELPGRARSLDEIMAETARAYGVGKDDLRARSRKQSLTRPRQIAMYLARIYTEASLAEIGRAFNRDHTSVMYAIGVVERRIVEKPQLRYELEALAQRVNGGQPRRSASGSSRGTRPT; translated from the coding sequence ATGGGAGAGTCGCTGGCGGAATTCACGTGGGGGTCGGCCGGAAATCCGGCCGAATTGAGGGGTAATCGGGCCGAGATGGACAACCGTGGGGGGTGGGAGGCCGTTCGCGCGGACCTGCGACGGCGCGTCGGAGAGGCTGTGTTCGAAGCCTGGTTCCGCGCGCTGGACGGTCGGCTCGAAGGCGAGACGCTGGTGCTTCGCTGTCCGGACCGCTTCAGCCGGGACTGGCTGCGCAGCCGCTACGGCAAGCTGATCGAGGAGTGCGCGGGCGGCGTTCGCGCGGTGGACTACCGCGTCGAGCCGGTCAGAACCGCGGCCGCGCCGGCCACCGCGCGGCCGATCGCGCAGCCGGCTTCCGAGCCGGAGTCGGACGAGCGGGGCGAGATCTCGGGAGCGCAGGAGCGCCTCTTCGAGAGCTTCATCGAGGGGCCAAGCAACGCGCTTGCGCTCGAGGCCGCCCGTTTGGTCGCGCGCGGCCAGGCGGGGCGCTGCAGTCCGCTGTTCCTCTACGCGAAAACGGGAATGGGGAAGTCGCACCTGTGTCGCGCGATCCACGGCCGGCTCGGCCACGCCGTGACGTATCGGTCGAGCGAGGAGTTCACCACCGAGGTGACCGACGCGATGCGCGCGGGGCAGATGCCGCGAATCCGCCAGCGCTATCGCCGCTCGACGAACGTGCTGATCCTCGAGGACGTGCAGTTCCTCGCCGGAAAGCGCGCGACGCAGGTCGAGCTCTTCCACACGCTCGATCATCTGATGTCGCACGGGAAGACGATCGTGCTCTCGGCGGACCGCCCGCCCGCGGAGCTCGCGGAGCTCGACCCGAAGCTCTCCTCGCGAATGGCCTCTGGCCTGGTCGCGTGCATTGCGCCGCCCGAGCAGGAGACGCGGCTCGCGATCCTGCGCGAGCGCGCGGCGCGCGGCGGCGTGCGCGTTCCCGACGCGTGTCTGGAGCTGCTCGCCCGGCGCGAGCTCGCCTCGGTTCGCGACCTGGTCGGCGGGCTCAATCAGGTGGTCGCGCGCGCGTCGCTGCTGAAGACCGCGATCACGCCCGAGCTGGTCGGCCAGGCGCTGGCCGCGGTCGAGCTGCCCGGACGCGCGCGCTCGCTCGACGAGATCATGGCCGAGACCGCGCGCGCGTACGGTGTGGGCAAGGACGATCTTCGCGCGCGCTCGCGCAAGCAGAGCCTGACGCGGCCGCGGCAGATCGCGATGTACCTGGCGCGGATCTACACCGAGGCGTCGCTGGCCGAGATCGGACGCGCCTTCAACCGCGATCACACCAGCGTCATGTACGCGATCGGCGTGGTGGAGCGGCGGATCGTCGAGAAGCCGCAGCTGCGCTACGAGCTCGAGGCGCTCGCGCAGCGGGTCAACGGCGGGCAGCCTCGCCGTAGTGCTTCTGGTAGTAGTCGCGGTACTCGCCCGACTTGA
- the cofG gene encoding 7,8-didemethyl-8-hydroxy-5-deazariboflavin synthase subunit CofG, whose translation MPTETPQAELRERIRKAVEAEPLERRDAVSIMARVERDPQTILEPLLEAARELGVRGHGRVVSVSRNVFIPLTNLCRNRCGYCTFAVEPDSPHAKTWRLDEVRDTARRARAQGCLEALFCLGDKPELAYRGYRDWLGERGHARTTDYLAEACAVAYEEGLFPHTNAGILSPDEMAVLRKTNASMGLMLETTSARLRERGGAHYYAPDKEPEKRIRMTREAGELGIPFTSGILVGIGETAEERVDTLYAIRDLHARGRHIQEVIVQNFHPKPGTAMADVPMPSDALMAGTTALARLILGPRMNLQAPPNLSPTSLELLLRAGINDWGGVSPLTIDFINPEAPWPELDELRRRTEAAGYELRDRLCVYPELIAERPELFEPEMLQRLRDRTDPQGWPRSSDAHTTS comes from the coding sequence GTGCCGACCGAGACCCCCCAGGCCGAGCTGCGCGAACGGATCCGGAAGGCCGTAGAGGCCGAGCCGCTCGAGCGCCGCGACGCAGTATCGATCATGGCTCGCGTCGAGCGCGATCCGCAGACGATCCTCGAGCCGCTGCTCGAAGCCGCCCGCGAGCTCGGCGTTCGCGGCCACGGCCGCGTGGTCTCGGTGTCGCGAAACGTATTCATCCCCCTCACCAATCTGTGTCGCAACCGCTGCGGCTACTGCACCTTCGCGGTCGAGCCCGACTCGCCGCACGCGAAGACCTGGCGGCTCGACGAGGTGCGCGACACCGCCCGGCGCGCGCGCGCGCAGGGCTGCCTCGAGGCGCTCTTCTGCCTCGGCGACAAGCCGGAGCTCGCCTACCGCGGCTACCGGGACTGGCTCGGCGAGCGCGGCCACGCGCGCACGACCGACTACCTGGCCGAGGCCTGCGCGGTCGCGTACGAGGAGGGGCTCTTCCCGCACACGAACGCGGGCATCCTCTCGCCGGACGAGATGGCGGTCCTGCGCAAGACCAACGCGAGCATGGGGCTCATGCTCGAGACCACGAGCGCGCGGCTCCGCGAGCGAGGCGGCGCGCACTACTACGCCCCCGACAAGGAGCCCGAGAAGCGCATCCGAATGACGCGCGAGGCCGGCGAGCTCGGCATTCCCTTCACGAGCGGAATCCTGGTCGGAATCGGCGAGACCGCGGAGGAGCGCGTCGACACGCTCTACGCAATCCGCGATCTGCACGCACGCGGCCGCCACATCCAGGAAGTGATCGTGCAGAACTTCCACCCCAAGCCGGGGACCGCGATGGCCGACGTACCGATGCCGAGCGACGCGCTGATGGCGGGCACGACGGCGCTCGCGCGCCTGATCCTCGGCCCGCGCATGAACCTGCAGGCGCCGCCGAACCTGTCGCCGACGTCGCTCGAGCTGCTGCTTCGCGCGGGCATCAACGACTGGGGCGGCGTCTCGCCGCTCACGATCGACTTCATCAATCCCGAAGCGCCCTGGCCCGAGCTCGACGAGCTGCGCCGCCGGACCGAGGCGGCCGGCTACGAGCTCCGCGATCGGCTCTGCGTGTATCCGGAGCTGATCGCCGAGCGGCCGGAGCTGTTCGAGCCCGAGATGCTGCAGCGCCTGCGCGATCGGACCGACCCGCAGGGCTGGCCGAGGAGTTCCGATGCCCACACGACGAGCTGA
- a CDS encoding HAD family hydrolase has product MPVAALSIDLFDTLVDVHMDRLPSVEIAGRRAPSTYGLLHAASVQWHGLEFERFAAELGAVDRELRQAYYAEHRELPTLERFLAFGRRVGAPHSEMAEALTRTHMGAIREQVTYLGHHADVLARLRGRVRLAVCSNFSHGETARDVLDRAGLLAHFHEVVISDEIGIRKPRAEIFTAVLERLGLSAQQVIHVGDNLAADIAGAAAVGMRTAWLTRRVAEPSRALGEYEGRAPDHVISDLAELEALLD; this is encoded by the coding sequence GTGCCGGTCGCCGCGCTCTCGATCGACCTCTTCGACACGCTGGTCGACGTTCACATGGACCGCCTTCCCAGCGTCGAGATCGCGGGGCGCCGCGCGCCGTCGACCTACGGGCTTCTGCACGCCGCCAGTGTGCAGTGGCACGGCCTGGAATTCGAGCGCTTTGCAGCGGAGCTCGGCGCCGTGGATCGCGAGCTGCGCCAGGCGTACTACGCCGAGCACCGCGAGCTGCCGACCCTGGAGCGCTTTCTCGCCTTCGGCCGGCGGGTCGGGGCCCCGCATTCCGAGATGGCCGAGGCCCTGACGCGCACGCACATGGGCGCGATTCGCGAGCAGGTGACCTACCTCGGCCATCACGCAGATGTTCTCGCGCGCCTGCGCGGACGCGTGCGTCTCGCGGTCTGCTCGAACTTCAGCCACGGCGAGACCGCGCGCGACGTGCTCGACCGCGCCGGGCTGCTCGCGCACTTCCACGAGGTCGTGATCTCCGACGAGATCGGCATCCGCAAGCCGCGCGCCGAGATCTTCACGGCCGTGCTCGAGCGTCTGGGCCTTTCGGCGCAGCAGGTGATCCACGTCGGTGACAACCTGGCCGCCGACATCGCCGGCGCCGCGGCCGTCGGCATGCGCACGGCTTGGCTCACTCGTCGCGTCGCTGAACCGTCGCGCGCGCTCGGCGAGTACGAGGGTCGCGCGCCGGACCACGTGATCTCCGACCTGGCCGAGCTCGAGGCCCTGCTCGATTGA
- the cofH gene encoding 7,8-didemethyl-8-hydroxy-5-deazariboflavin synthase subunit CofH, producing MPTRRADLSDTLLRGTTAPVREVLERSLEGRELSRGDAEVLLGSEGRDLQILCAVADSARFDDVGDEISYVVCRNINFTNVCYVGCSFCGFSRHKHEEEAYDRTLDDVVGRAREAVARGASEVCIQGGIHPNKDGFWYREILRAIKAELPDLHIHAFSPEEIHFGQQKSKGMSLRDYLSMLKDEGLGSIPGTAAEILDDEIRRILAPRKLMTERWVEIVTTAHEVGLRSSSTLMYGHIESPRHVAGHLELLREIQKRTGGFTEFVPLGFIHHNTKLYNERGSRAGATLPEDLRLIAIARLFLRPWIRNVQISWVKMGFKTGQVALMSGANDFGGTLMEESISNAAGSEHGDHVEPETIERLIREIGRTPYERTTTYGRRERKSVAKAAPLELELAPEGRPSAGHGIAVPSGY from the coding sequence ATGCCCACACGACGAGCTGACCTCTCCGACACACTTCTGCGTGGCACGACCGCGCCCGTGCGCGAGGTTCTGGAGCGCTCGCTCGAGGGCCGCGAGCTCTCGCGCGGGGACGCGGAAGTCCTGCTCGGCTCGGAGGGCCGCGACCTGCAGATCCTCTGCGCCGTCGCCGACAGCGCGCGCTTCGACGACGTCGGCGACGAGATCTCCTACGTGGTCTGCCGGAACATCAACTTCACGAACGTCTGCTACGTCGGCTGCAGCTTCTGCGGCTTCTCGCGGCACAAGCACGAGGAAGAGGCCTACGACCGCACGCTCGACGACGTCGTCGGGCGCGCCCGCGAGGCCGTGGCGCGCGGCGCGTCCGAGGTGTGCATCCAGGGCGGGATCCATCCCAACAAGGATGGCTTCTGGTACCGCGAGATCCTGCGCGCGATCAAGGCGGAGCTTCCGGATCTGCACATCCACGCGTTCTCGCCCGAGGAGATCCACTTCGGCCAGCAGAAGTCGAAGGGCATGTCGCTGCGCGACTACCTCTCGATGCTGAAGGACGAGGGCCTCGGCTCGATCCCGGGCACGGCCGCCGAGATCCTCGACGACGAGATCCGGCGCATCCTCGCGCCGCGAAAGCTCATGACCGAGCGCTGGGTCGAGATCGTCACCACCGCGCACGAGGTCGGCCTGCGCTCGAGCTCGACGCTGATGTACGGCCACATCGAGAGCCCGCGCCACGTCGCGGGCCACCTCGAGCTTCTGCGCGAGATCCAGAAGCGCACGGGGGGATTCACCGAGTTCGTCCCGCTCGGCTTCATCCACCACAACACCAAGCTCTACAACGAGCGGGGCTCGCGCGCGGGCGCGACCCTGCCCGAGGATCTGCGCCTGATCGCGATCGCTCGCCTGTTCCTGCGCCCCTGGATCCGCAACGTGCAGATCTCGTGGGTGAAAATGGGCTTCAAGACCGGGCAGGTCGCGCTGATGTCGGGGGCGAACGACTTCGGTGGAACGCTGATGGAGGAATCGATCAGCAACGCGGCTGGCTCCGAGCACGGCGACCACGTCGAGCCCGAGACGATCGAGCGCCTGATCCGCGAGATCGGCCGCACGCCCTACGAGCGCACCACCACCTACGGGCGGCGCGAGCGGAAGAGCGTGGCGAAGGCCGCGCCGCTCGAGCTCGAGCTCGCCCCGGAAGGGCGGCCGTCGGCCGGGCACGGCATTGCGGTCCCGAGCGGCTACTAG
- a CDS encoding ATP-dependent protease, whose amino-acid sequence MTEPDDATAFPTRFPIFPLPGVVLFPGTYLPLHIFEPRYRAMTEAALGGDQVIGMVLIRGDADAMQPRAPIFEVGCAGRIVESERQADGRFNLLLHGERRFRIRQETKSRDPFRSVDAELLVDPSFSDLEPGAKQRLAELRPQLEARMLELVRLTSPASAAQLGDRMQALDPVLLQNALAFGLDGPTLEKQSLLEAADPVVQGELLLRLLIFRIAEARLPEGPKRVN is encoded by the coding sequence ATGACCGAGCCCGACGACGCGACCGCCTTCCCGACCCGCTTTCCGATCTTCCCGCTTCCGGGCGTGGTCCTGTTCCCGGGCACCTACCTGCCGCTGCACATCTTCGAGCCGCGCTACCGGGCGATGACGGAGGCGGCGCTCGGCGGGGATCAGGTGATCGGGATGGTTCTGATCCGCGGCGACGCGGACGCGATGCAGCCGCGCGCGCCGATCTTCGAGGTCGGCTGCGCCGGCCGCATCGTCGAGAGCGAGCGGCAGGCCGACGGGCGCTTCAATTTGCTGCTGCACGGAGAGCGGCGCTTCCGGATCCGACAGGAGACGAAGTCGCGGGATCCCTTTCGCAGCGTGGACGCGGAGCTGCTCGTGGATCCGAGCTTCTCTGACCTGGAGCCTGGTGCGAAGCAGAGGCTCGCCGAGCTGCGCCCGCAGCTCGAGGCTCGGATGCTCGAGCTCGTGCGGCTGACGTCGCCCGCGAGTGCCGCGCAGCTCGGCGATCGAATGCAAGCACTCGATCCAGTGCTGCTGCAGAATGCGCTGGCCTTCGGCCTCGACGGCCCGACGCTCGAGAAGCAGAGCCTGCTCGAGGCGGCCGATCCGGTCGTGCAGGGCGAGCTGCTTCTGCGCCTGCTGATCTTCCGAATCGCCGAGGCGAGGCTTCCCGAGGGGCCGAAGCGCGTGAATTGA
- a CDS encoding site-specific DNA-methyltransferase, which yields MRWIVHGENLDVLRKLPDALVDLVYIDPPFNTGRTQRRARLRVERDELGGDRTGFAGRRYKSRVVGVSSFDDRFADFPAFLEPRLVEARRILKPTGSLFVHLDPRESHYVKVLLDRLFGRASFMNEIVWAYDYGARTRTRWPAKHDTILWYAMDPRRFTYEYDAIDRIPYAAPGLVGPEKAARGKTPTDVWWQTIVPTNSRERTGYATQKPLAILSRIVAVHSRPGDLVLDFFAGSGTTGEAAARLDRGFILVDSSPEALRVMAKRLAFAKPKTLTSRQLVGP from the coding sequence GTGCGCTGGATCGTACACGGCGAGAACCTGGACGTTCTGCGCAAGCTTCCGGACGCGCTCGTCGACCTGGTCTACATCGATCCGCCGTTCAACACGGGCCGAACGCAACGGCGCGCACGCCTGCGCGTGGAGCGCGACGAGCTCGGCGGCGACCGGACCGGATTCGCGGGCCGGCGCTACAAGAGCCGCGTGGTCGGGGTCTCGTCGTTCGACGATCGCTTCGCGGACTTCCCGGCGTTCCTCGAGCCGCGGCTCGTCGAGGCGCGGCGCATCCTGAAACCCACGGGCTCGCTCTTCGTGCACCTGGACCCGCGCGAGTCCCACTACGTGAAGGTTCTGCTCGACCGCCTCTTCGGGCGCGCGTCGTTCATGAACGAGATCGTCTGGGCGTACGACTACGGCGCGCGCACGCGAACGCGCTGGCCCGCGAAGCACGACACGATCCTTTGGTACGCGATGGACCCGCGTCGCTTCACGTACGAGTACGACGCGATCGACCGCATCCCGTACGCCGCGCCGGGCCTGGTCGGCCCCGAGAAGGCCGCGCGCGGCAAGACGCCGACGGACGTCTGGTGGCAGACGATCGTGCCCACGAACTCGCGGGAGCGGACCGGCTACGCGACGCAGAAGCCGCTGGCGATCCTGTCCCGGATCGTGGCCGTCCACTCGCGTCCGGGGGACCTCGTTCTCGATTTCTTCGCCGGCAGCGGCACGACCGGAGAGGCTGCCGCGCGCCTGGATCGCGGCTTCATCCTGGTCGATTCGAGCCCGGAGGCGCTGCGCGTGATGGCGAAGCGCCTGGCCTTCGCGAAGCCAAAAACCCTTACGTCACGTCAGCTTGTTGGGCCTTAG